The following proteins come from a genomic window of Astatotilapia calliptera chromosome 11, fAstCal1.2, whole genome shotgun sequence:
- the LOC113032283 gene encoding desmin: MSFSPERISSYRRHFEDSSSSSYQIRVSSPSPTRREARRASTGCFSSRAGASSMRVDSVGRRTMSAARRSRMVGAGVSAGAMVCVGPSGEPAIDLDVASAENQEFLSTRTSERQEMIVLNDRLAVYIDKVRSLEQQNKLLETEIEAYQNRFEKPVGLRLLYEEQLKELKKIAEQMRVQRDISLASKESAAAQLKAIKVKYEEAVELRKKAELDIEAFRPDVDKATSSRIALEKKLEQLEVEIEFLKRIHQQEIDELMKQIYAAHVSAQSAFTLPDLAAALKQIQTQYDDIAAKNLQEMDSWYKSKFEDLTQKTSRHVDKVRSVREEIASAKKDIQSKERDLDAMRTRNEALEAQIRETQEKYRKELEDLQARIEALQLELKSTKEKIALHLREYQELLNIKMALEIEITTYRKLIEGEDLRLSGMMQTLSLTSCSMSAIGAGMSISGGGMGGAGGMGGGLIGRGGGGDIGGRVGMGGGIDAGGMGTGPGIAGLGGRMGAEGASGKKGPAGTSAGADFTGSHGLGAGGVGVGTEANGGVVGKGNGSRAMGTGGTSGSGAGGVGNLGFGTGGKSDSSIGGTGMGGGGKTGGSGGMGGTGTGFGGGNGGVVVGKSGGLAGGISEEGSVARGMGGGVGGSGGSGGVGSDDAALSAASGMGKTGGGKGGISGTGTTYGSDGHDKNIEAYAEQAVELTERRTVLIRTVKNEDDVLEMDHQEQTYTITGAADESDNE, encoded by the exons ATGAGCTTCAGCCCAGAGAGGATCTCGTCCTACCGCCGTCACTTTGAGGACAGCAGCAGCTCGTCCTACCAGATCAGGGTGTCGAGCCCATCCCCCACCAGGAGAGAGGCCCGTCGTGCCTCCACCGGCTGCTTCTCCTCTAGAGCCGGGGCCAGCAGCATGCGTGTGGACTCAGTGGGACGAAGGACCATGTCTGCAGCACGCAGGTCTCGCATGGTAGGAGCAGG TGTGAGTGCAGGTGCCATGGTGTGCGTTGGGCCGAGCGGAGAGCCTGCCATAGACCTGGATGTGGCTTCAGCTGAAAACCAGGAATTCCTCAGCACCCGGACAAGCGAAAGACAGGAGATGATCGTTCTCAACGACAGACTGGCCGTATACATCGACAAG GTGCGATCGCTCGAGCAGCAGAACAAGCTACTGGAAACTGAGATTGAGGCCTATCAGAACCGGTTTGAGAAGCCTGTGGGTCTGCGCCTGCTCTATGAGGAACAGCTGAAAGAGCTGAAGAAGATTGCTGAACAAATGAGAGTTCAGAGG GACATTTCCTTGGCGTCCAAAGAGTCTGCAGCTGCTCAACTAAAGGCAATCAAAGTCAAATATGAGGAGGCGGTGGAGCTGAGGAAGAAAGCCGAGTTAGACATTGAGGCCTTCCGTCCA gATGTGGACAAAGCCACCTCCTCCCGCATTGCCTTGGAGAAGAAGCTGGAGCAGTTAGAGGTTGAAATTGAATTCCTTAAACGAATCCATCAGCAG gAAATTGATGAACTCATGAAACAGATCTACGCCGCTCACGTCTCAGCCCAGAGTGCGTTCACTCTGCCCGACTTGGCTGCTGCtttgaaacaaattcaaacccAGTATGACGATATCGCAGCCAAAAATCTCCAG GAAATGGATTCGTGGTATAAAAGCAAATTTGAAGATCTAACCCAGAAGACGTCGAGGCATGTTGATAAAGTTCGAAGCGTTAGAGAAGAAATAGCCAGTGCCAAAAAAGAT ATCCAAAGTAAAGAACGAGATTTGGATGCCATGCGGACCAGAAACGAGGCTCTTGAAGCTCAGATCCGTGAGACACAAGAGAAGTACAGAAAAGAACTGGAAGACCTGCAG GCTCGGATTGAGGCCCTGCAGCTCGAGCTGAAATCCACCAAGGAGAAAATTGCGCTGCACCTGCGTGAGTACCAGGAGCTTCTGAATATCAAGATGGCTCTGGAGATTGAGATCACAACTTACAG aaAATTGATCGAGGGCGAGGACCTGCGGCTTTCTGGCATGATGCAAACCTTATCTCTCACTAGCTGTAGCATGAGCGCCATTGGTGCCGGGATGAGCATCAGTGGAGGAGGCATGGGAGGTGCAGGTGGAATGGGTGGTGGACTGATAGGACGTGGTGGTGGGGGAGACATTGGGGGCAGAGTAGGAATGGGTGGGGGCATAGATGCAGGAGGCATGGGAACAGGTCCAGGAATTGCAGGTTTAGGTGGAAGAATGGGTGCTGAGGGAGCCAGTGGTAAAAAAGGTCCTGCTGGTACATCAGCTGGGGCAGACTTTACTGGTAGTCATGGATTAGGAGCTGGGGGTGTAGGTGTAGGTACTGAAGCTAATGGTGGGGTTGTGGGCAAAGGCAATGGCAGCAGAGCAATGGGCACTGGAGGAACAAGTGGTTCTGGTGCTGGAGGTGTGGGAAACCTGGGATTCGGTACTGGAGGCAAGAGTGACAGCAGCATAGGTGGGACTGGAATGGGTGGAGGTGGTAAAACTGGAGGTTCAGGTGGGATGGGTGGAACTGGCACTGGGTTTGGTGGAGGAAATGGTGGTGTAGTTGTAGGAAAGAGTGGTGGACTTGCTGGAGGAATAAGTGAAGAGGGTAGTGTAGCCCGTGGAATGGGTGGTGGAGTTGGAGGCAGTGGAGGAAGTGGGGGTGTGGGTAGTGACGATGCTGCTCTGTCAGCTGCTAGTggcatggggaagacaggtggAGGAAAGGGTGGCATTAGTGGCACCGGGACTACATATGGCTCAGATGGACATGATAAGAACATCGAGGCCTATGCAGAGCAGGCTGTGGAGCTGACGGAGAGGAGGACGGTGCTCATTAG AACAGTCAAAAATGAGGATGATGTGCTGGAAATGGACCACCAAGAACAGACCTACACCATCACCGGAGCGGCCGATGAGTCGGACAACGAGTGA
- the tstd3 gene encoding thiosulfate sulfurtransferase/rhodanese-like domain-containing protein 3 has protein sequence MALRSCWRLAGVVPRLLWNNTVQFEACVPRGQGSVSSSVSTRPGYKKLLFRTFSSTPASTVVSYEQLKELLVGRKAVVIDVREPWELREYGFIPGSINVPLAQVNTALQLGPEDFKEKYGGELPHQTDNVVFTCLAGIRSKTALNTAITLGYKDVQYYSGGWQDWVKHEQHNQ, from the exons ATGGCCTTGAGAAGTTGTTGGAGACTTGCCGGTGTTGTCCCGCGGCTTTTATGGAATAATACCGTCCAGTTTGAAGCTTGCGTCCCGAGAGGACAAGGCTCTGTGTCCAGCAGTGTCAGCACTCGCCCCGGTTACAAAA AGTTGCTGTTCCGCACATTCAGTTCAACGCCAGCGAGCACAGTCGTGAGTTATGAGCAGCTGAAGGAGCTCCTGGTTGGGCGGAAAGCGGTAGTTATAGATGTGCGAGAGCCCTGGGAGCTCCGAGAATACGGCTTCATCCCCGGCTCCATTAACGTCCCCC TGGCGCAAGTGAACACTGCACTCCAGCTGGGTCCAGAAGACTTCAAAGAAAAGTATGGTGGTGAATTACCTCACCAGACAGATAACGTTGTGTTTACTTGTTTGGCGGGAATCAGGAGCAAGACTGCGCTGAACACGGCCATCACACTGGGATACAAAGA TGTTCAGTATTACTCTGGAGGATGGCAAGACTGGGTGAAGCATGAGCAGCATAATCAGTGA